Part of the Paenibacillus terrae HPL-003 genome is shown below.
AGATTTTTTCGTCTTCCCCGTTTTCTCACGAGTGACGTCTGAAAAACTCCTCTTCCTTACAGTGGCGGGACCGCTCGGGACTTGCACCCGATTCCCTGTTACCCTTTGCTCCATCACAAAGGCACCTTGTCTGTCCGCTATTTGATTATGGGTCTTATCATAACCTTGCCTCAATCAGTTGTGCAAGCATGAAAAACGCTTTATTTCAAGTTTTCCGCCTTATTTTTTAGCATATGCAACAATTCATCCGGGTCGTCAGAGATACTCAGTAGGGCGGGATGGTTAGCCCCGGTAAACCCCTCCTGCACACTATGACGCACCATTTCAGCCAATGGGTCAAAATATCCGTTCACATTCAGCAAACCGATAGGCTTGCGATGAATGCCGATTTGCGCCCAACACAGCACCTCGAATAGCTCCTCAAATGTTCCCAATCCGCCCGGAAGGGCAATGAATGCGTCGGCCTTTTCGCTCATCACCGCTTTGCGCTCATGCATGCTCGCCACCTCAATAAATTCGGTAACTCCCCGGTGAATAATCTCTGCATCGAATAACAGGGTCGGCATAATCCCGGTGACCTGACCGCCCCCTGCCAGCATCGCATCCGCTACCTCGCCCATCAGCCCCTTGCTGGAGCCTCCATAGATCAAACGGACATGATGTCGGGCCATAGCCTCTCCAAGCCTGCCTGCCTCCTGAAGATACACCGATGAATGTCCGGGTCTGGACCCGGCAAATACACAAATGGAATTCATAACGTCTCAGCTCCTGTTCTGGTATCAACATCGAGGCTTGTTCATTATATGAAATAAATATTTTCGCCATAACAAAAACTTCAGTCGATGCATTCCAACAAAAAAAGATAAAGACCTTGTAGGCCCTTATCTTCATTTTACCCTTTATTGCAAGTATCCGGGTTAGTTTTAGTTTACTACTTCCAAACCGCAGCCGTGCGTCGAAGAGCTATGCTCAAAATATTTTCCCAGCTCCACCATCATTGCGCCCATGCGTTCCTCCACTGGAAACACAATCCGTCCAATCCCTTCCTCCAAAATGGACTGCGCCGTCACCTTGCCTACCGACACAGCG
Proteins encoded:
- a CDS encoding TIGR00730 family Rossman fold protein, whose product is MNSICVFAGSRPGHSSVYLQEAGRLGEAMARHHVRLIYGGSSKGLMGEVADAMLAGGGQVTGIMPTLLFDAEIIHRGVTEFIEVASMHERKAVMSEKADAFIALPGGLGTFEELFEVLCWAQIGIHRKPIGLLNVNGYFDPLAEMVRHSVQEGFTGANHPALLSISDDPDELLHMLKNKAENLK